The Lolium perenne isolate Kyuss_39 chromosome 6, Kyuss_2.0, whole genome shotgun sequence genome segment ACAGGCAATACTGCACAACAGTAAACTGAAAAAGAAATCCTCAACGGCAAATGTGCATTTGCTCCATCAAAGAAGACTTTCTTTTAATCAAAGATTTCCAGGTTCTTTCTCCGGATGCCAGATGGCAGGGCCCCTGGTTTGTCAGCGGTCACAGCGATGGCGCTTTTTCACCATTTTGGATCAGAGCTCTTCGCAACAAGCCTGCAGACATCATGCGCTCTGAAGAATTCGAGTGAGCTCTTCTTTCATTTCCAGCATGACGACCGGCTTCCTGAGGATGCCGTTGATCCCGGATTGCGCGCACTTCTCCCACGCGCTCTGCTCGGACGTCATGGCCATCACAAAGGGCCAGCGGCCGCTCCTGTACTGCCGGACCCTGGCGGCGACGTCCAACGCGTTCACCCTTGTCATCTCAAGGTTCACCATGACGACCTGATACACGGACGAGGAGGGGCCGACCGAGTTCAGGAACCCTGATCCTGAGGGGAGCGAGGAGACAACACAGCCAAGCTTCTCGAGGAGCTTCCGGGCAATGACCATGTTTATGTCGTCGTCATCGATGAGCAGGACTTTCAGCCCTGTTAGCTGGCACGACGGCGATGTGTATTGCTGCTCGAATGATCCTCCAGTACTGGATGGCGCAAGGGGTGGTTGCAGCTGGAATCTCAGGACCAGGGTCATGCTCTCCGGCACTCCTTGCCCATCAAGAACTGCCCATATGTTCCCTTGCATCATCTGAAGGTATTGCCAAATCAAGAATGACAAGACAACAGTTACTTGTATGCTCTCAGATTGAAATGAATTTGGATGAGCTTATCAGGAAGACAatgtagcaatacctgcacaagcTTTCTGCACATGCTGAAGCTAAGCCTGAGATCAAAACCCTCACCAATTGGCTTCCGTAAGAACTGTCCCTGGGATGACATCGAGTCGGCACTCTGCTGGCTCTTCACCCCGATAACAAACTTAACCGAAGAGTAGCCACTTGAGTAGCTTGGCCTCCATGGATCCCACCTCTGCCCAAGGGTATCCTCGGTCACCTCGTCATCGGCACGCACCCGGAACGTGACATGCCCCGAGTCGATCCGACTAATGAGATTGCCTACCATGTGGAGGAGGACATGGAAGATCCTCCTCTCATCACCTATGACAAGGTTCGGCAGCGTATTCTCGACGTGCACCGCAAAGCCGAACCCCCTGAAGTCACAGAGACACCTCGAAACGCAGGCGGCATCCCTGATCATGGAGTGCAAGGGGAATGGCCTTGTCTCCAGGGGGAAGCGCTCCCGGTTGGTGGCGGACATCTCCATCACGTCGTTGATGAGCGTCGAGACGACGGTGGCCGTCCTCCCCATGGTGTCGACGACAAGCTTCTGCTCGGGCGTGAGGTTGTCCTCCTGCACCACGGACACGAGGCCGAGGATGGTGTGGATTGGCTGCCGCATTCCCTGGCTCATGACATGCTGGAACGCATCCCGGGCCTCATTCGCCATGAGGGTGTCCCGCCTCGCCTGCAGCAGCTCGCGGTTCTGCTCGGCAAGCCGGTCTCGCATCGCCTGCGACTCCTCTAGTAAGGACGCGTGCGAGAGCGCGACGGCCACCTGGTCAGCGACCACCTCGACGATCTCCAGCTCGTGAGCGCCCCAATTCTTGCCGCTGGGGGGCACAAGCACCAGCACGGCGTAGCTGGTCTGGATCACCTCCGGCGTGCCGCCCTTGAAATCCGACACCTTGAGCATGGGCATCCTTATGGCCGCCACGGTGCCGGTGTCCTCCttaccgccgccgctcgccgaagCAAGCGCGGAGTCCGGGCCAAGCAGCTTGACGTCGTCGCTCCTCCTGACCTCGACGACATCGGCATCGTCCACCGCAATGGCAACGAGGCCATCGACATTGCCGCCCCGCCGGAGCTCGTGTGTGAGGTGCATCGCGGCCTTGTCCTGTGCGGGCATCCAGACGGCGCAGTTGCTGAGGTCGAGCACCCTGGAGAGCTCGATGAGTGTGGTGTAGAGCACGGTGTGGCGGTCGAGCGACTTGCGGATCTCCTGGGTGAGCATCCGGACGTGCCAGCTGGCCTCCTCCTGCTGCTTCATGAGGTCGACCTCGCGGTCGAGCTCGCGGGCCTTGATCCAGAGCAGGCTCTCGCGGACCTTGACACGGAGCAGCTGCGGGATGAGCGTGAGCAGCGTGATGGCGGTGAGGAAGGAGACGAGCGCGGTGAGGAACTTGGCGGCGGTGAGCAGGAGCACGAGCGCGAAGGCGTGCGGCTCGTAGGTGAAGGCGGTGAGCAGGTGGGTGAGGCCGCAGAGCACGATGAAGGCGCCGAACTGGACCAGCACCCAGCGGAACGGGAGCAGGTGGCGGAGCCCCGCCACGAAGTAGAGGATCTCGAGCGGGATGGAGAAGTAGGCGGCCGCGATGAGCAGGTCGCTCACCTTCTGCCACTTGAAGATGTTCTCGACGCTCCAGAAcccgccgcccccgccgccgccgtcgcagttGCAGTGCGCGTACTCCGCGTCATCGTCGCCGGCCGCCACGGCC includes the following:
- the LOC127305301 gene encoding ethylene receptor 3, which encodes MLDRMVSPRFRCGGGGGRRRLVPLLLALALLAPAVAVAAGDDDAEYAHCNCDGGGGGGGFWSVENIFKWQKVSDLLIAAAYFSIPLEILYFVAGLRHLLPFRWVLVQFGAFIVLCGLTHLLTAFTYEPHAFALVLLLTAAKFLTALVSFLTAITLLTLIPQLLRVKVRESLLWIKARELDREVDLMKQQEEASWHVRMLTQEIRKSLDRHTVLYTTLIELSRVLDLSNCAVWMPAQDKAAMHLTHELRRGGNVDGLVAIAVDDADVVEVRRSDDVKLLGPDSALASASGGGKEDTGTVAAIRMPMLKVSDFKGGTPEVIQTSYAVLVLVPPSGKNWGAHELEIVEVVADQVAVALSHASLLEESQAMRDRLAEQNRELLQARRDTLMANEARDAFQHVMSQGMRQPIHTILGLVSVVQEDNLTPEQKLVVDTMGRTATVVSTLINDVMEMSATNRERFPLETRPFPLHSMIRDAACVSRCLCDFRGFGFAVHVENTLPNLVIGDERRIFHVLLHMVGNLISRIDSGHVTFRVRADDEVTEDTLGQRWDPWRPSYSSGYSSVKFVIGVKSQQSADSMSSQGQFLRKPIGEGFDLRLSFSMCRKLVQMMQGNIWAVLDGQGVPESMTLVLRFQLQPPLAPSSTGGSFEQQYTSPSCQLTGLKVLLIDDDDINMVIARKLLEKLGCVVSSLPSGSGFLNSVGPSSSVYQVVMVNLEMTRVNALDVAARVRQYRSGRWPFVMAMTSEQSAWEKCAQSGINGILRKPVVMLEMKEELTRILQSA